The following are encoded in a window of Mycobacterium vicinigordonae genomic DNA:
- a CDS encoding DUF5078 domain-containing protein has translation MSRLHNILRAGAVFFAFLVAFGLFATGFPKTASADSTEDFPIPRRQIATTCDAEQYLAAARDTSPVYYQRYMIDKHNRPADVQQGAVDRIHWFYSLSPADRRAYSEEIATNIYGEPMAQRWGNWAKIFFNNKGVVAKATDVCNGYPAGDMSVWDWVD, from the coding sequence ATGTCTCGGCTTCATAACATTCTGCGTGCCGGTGCCGTCTTCTTCGCGTTTCTCGTCGCGTTCGGCCTGTTCGCCACCGGCTTTCCGAAGACCGCATCGGCCGACTCCACCGAAGACTTCCCGATTCCCCGGCGACAGATAGCAACCACCTGCGACGCCGAGCAATACCTGGCCGCCGCCCGGGACACCAGTCCCGTCTACTACCAGCGGTACATGATCGACAAGCACAACAGGCCGGCCGACGTCCAGCAGGGCGCGGTCGACCGCATCCACTGGTTCTATTCGCTGTCGCCCGCCGACCGTCGCGCTTACTCCGAGGAAATCGCGACCAATATCTACGGCGAGCCCATGGCCCAACGCTGGGGCAACTGGGCAAAGATCTTCTTCAACAACAAGGGCGTTGTCGCCAAGGCGACGGATGTCTGCAACGGCTACCCGGCCGGTGACATGTCGGTGTGGGACTGGGTCGACTAA
- a CDS encoding crotonase/enoyl-CoA hydratase family protein, with the protein MPAPESSATPDFETLLYTTAGPVATITLNRPEQLNTIVPPMPDEIEFAIGLAERDHGIKVIVLRGAGRAFSGGYDFGGGFQHWGESMMTDGQWDPGKDFAMVSARETGPTQKFMSIWRASKPVIAQVHGWCVGGASDYALCADLVIASEDAVIGTPYSRMWGAYLTGMWLYRLSLAKVKWHSLTGRPLTGVQAAEIELINEAVPFERLEARVAEIAAELAQIPLSQLRAQKLIVNQAYENMGLASTQLLGGILDGLMRNTPDALEFIRTAEAQGVRAAVQRRDGPFGDYSQAPPELRPDPSHVIVPDDNR; encoded by the coding sequence ATGCCCGCACCCGAAAGCAGCGCAACGCCCGACTTCGAAACCTTGCTCTACACGACGGCCGGCCCGGTGGCCACGATCACGCTGAACCGCCCCGAACAGCTCAACACCATCGTGCCGCCCATGCCTGATGAGATCGAGTTCGCGATCGGCCTGGCTGAACGCGACCACGGCATCAAGGTGATTGTGCTGCGCGGCGCCGGACGCGCCTTTTCCGGCGGTTACGACTTCGGCGGCGGATTCCAGCACTGGGGCGAGTCGATGATGACCGATGGTCAATGGGATCCGGGGAAAGACTTCGCCATGGTCAGTGCTCGCGAGACCGGGCCGACCCAGAAGTTCATGTCCATCTGGCGCGCCTCGAAGCCGGTGATCGCCCAGGTGCATGGCTGGTGCGTCGGCGGCGCCAGCGATTACGCGCTGTGCGCCGATCTCGTGATCGCCAGCGAGGACGCGGTGATTGGTACGCCGTACAGCCGGATGTGGGGCGCTTACCTCACCGGTATGTGGCTGTACCGGTTGAGCCTGGCCAAGGTGAAGTGGCATTCGTTGACCGGCCGGCCGCTGACGGGTGTGCAGGCCGCGGAGATCGAGCTGATCAACGAGGCGGTGCCATTCGAGCGCCTTGAGGCTCGGGTCGCCGAGATTGCCGCGGAGCTGGCGCAGATCCCGCTGTCGCAACTAAGGGCGCAGAAACTGATTGTCAACCAGGCCTACGAGAACATGGGACTGGCGTCCACCCAATTGCTGGGCGGCATCCTCGACGGGTTGATGCGCAACACGCCGGACGCGCTGGAGTTCATCCGCACCGCCGAAGCGCAGGGCGTACGCGCCGCAGTGCAGCGCCGCGATGGCCCGTTCGGCGATTACAGCCAGGCTCCGCCGGAGCTGCGGCCGGACCCGTCACACGTCATAGTTCCTGATGACAACAGGTAG
- a CDS encoding DedA family protein, with translation MSSQLPATLQSLAPTLDRYGYAAVIVLVGLEGVGIPLPGQIVLITAGVYAGAGNLHLGLVLLAGLVAAVGGDNAGYAIGRYGGRELVLRFGRYVFLTRDRLAKTERFFERRGRLVVPLGRFVDGLRQASGIAAGLARMGWRRYLTYNALGSAVWVAVWVFVGYLAGDHIATLYSGFHRYQAYLLGAIPVVAIAGLTGWALKRRAAHA, from the coding sequence ATGTCTTCCCAGCTCCCCGCAACCCTTCAGTCGCTTGCCCCCACCCTCGACAGGTATGGGTATGCGGCGGTGATCGTGCTGGTCGGGCTGGAAGGCGTGGGGATTCCGCTGCCCGGTCAGATCGTGCTGATCACAGCGGGCGTCTACGCGGGAGCCGGCAACCTGCACCTGGGGCTGGTGCTGCTGGCCGGCCTGGTGGCGGCGGTCGGCGGCGACAACGCCGGTTACGCGATAGGCCGCTACGGCGGGCGGGAGTTGGTGCTGCGCTTCGGCCGCTACGTATTCCTCACCCGGGACCGCTTGGCCAAGACCGAGCGTTTCTTCGAGCGGCGCGGCCGGCTCGTGGTGCCGCTGGGACGGTTCGTGGACGGTCTGCGGCAGGCCAGCGGCATTGCGGCCGGGCTGGCGCGGATGGGCTGGCGCCGCTATCTCACCTACAACGCCCTGGGCTCGGCCGTGTGGGTCGCAGTTTGGGTGTTCGTCGGCTACCTGGCCGGCGACCACATCGCGACCCTGTACAGCGGATTCCACCGCTACCAGGCGTACCTGCTGGGAGCCATCCCGGTGGTCGCCATCGCCGGGCTCACCGGGTGGGCGCTCAAACGCCGTGCCGCCCACGCTTGA
- a CDS encoding prolyl oligopeptidase family serine peptidase yields the protein MGSMAADPYLWLEDVTGDEALDWVRARNEPTKAEFCGDDFDQMRTEALEVLDTDARIPYVRRRGEHLYNFWRDANNPRGLWRRTTLESYRTDSPEWDVLIDVDALGRADGRNWVWAGADVIEPEFTRALVSLSPGGSDAVVVREFDMLAREFVSDGFELPEAKSQIGWEDPDTVLVGTDFGTDSMTESGYPRIVKRWRRGTPLAAADTVFEGERTDVSAGGSTDRTPGFERTFVARSLDFWNRQRYELRGLELIPIEVPADASSMSVHREWLLIELRTDWTVGETTYRAGSLLAANYDEFLSGTRNLTAVFEPDEHTCLHHYAWTRDRLLIVSLVDVASRVEVVTLPSRDDPLHPASPRLRSARGSWVREPVSGLPPSTNTMIVAADETGDEFFLDSSGFTEPSRLLRGTGAGELEPIKSAPAFFDAENISVTQHFVISADGTPIPYFLVRPAGRTTPGPTLLYGYGGFEASNTPSYSGVLGRLWLARGGTYVLANIRGGGEYGPSWHTQAMREERHKVAEDFVAVAGDLVTRGITSVGQLGAQGGSNGGLLMGIMLTKYPEKFGALVCSVPLLDMKRYHLLLAGASWVAEYGDPDNPEDWAFISEYSPYQNIAADRSYPPILLTTSTRDDRVHPGHARKMTAALEAAGHRVWYYENIEGGHGGAADNEQLAFKSALTYSFLWRMLGPA from the coding sequence ATGGGCTCCATGGCTGCTGACCCTTATCTCTGGCTCGAAGACGTCACCGGCGACGAGGCACTGGATTGGGTGCGGGCCCGCAACGAGCCCACTAAAGCCGAGTTCTGCGGGGACGACTTCGACCAAATGCGCACCGAGGCGCTCGAGGTGCTCGATACGGACGCCCGCATCCCCTACGTGCGCCGACGCGGGGAGCATCTATACAACTTTTGGCGCGACGCGAACAATCCACGGGGACTGTGGCGGCGCACCACGCTGGAGAGCTACCGCACCGACTCGCCGGAATGGGATGTGCTGATCGACGTCGATGCGCTTGGCAGGGCCGACGGCCGGAACTGGGTGTGGGCAGGCGCTGACGTGATCGAGCCGGAGTTCACCCGCGCGCTGGTCAGCCTCTCCCCTGGCGGATCGGACGCGGTGGTGGTTCGCGAATTCGACATGCTGGCAAGGGAATTCGTCTCCGACGGGTTTGAGTTGCCGGAGGCCAAGTCGCAGATCGGCTGGGAGGACCCGGACACCGTCCTGGTGGGCACCGACTTCGGAACCGACTCGATGACCGAATCGGGTTATCCGCGCATCGTCAAGCGGTGGCGCCGGGGCACCCCCCTAGCGGCGGCCGACACAGTGTTCGAGGGCGAGCGCACCGACGTCAGCGCCGGCGGCTCCACCGACCGCACCCCCGGCTTCGAGCGCACCTTTGTGGCCCGCTCCCTGGACTTCTGGAACCGGCAGCGCTATGAGCTGCGCGGGTTGGAGCTGATCCCGATCGAGGTGCCCGCGGATGCGAGCAGCATGTCGGTGCACCGCGAGTGGCTGTTGATCGAGTTGCGCACCGACTGGACGGTCGGGGAAACCACCTACCGCGCCGGATCCCTCTTAGCCGCCAACTACGACGAATTCCTCTCCGGTACAAGGAATTTGACTGCGGTCTTCGAGCCAGACGAACACACCTGCCTGCACCACTACGCGTGGACGCGCGATCGGCTGCTGATCGTCTCGCTGGTCGACGTGGCCAGCCGGGTCGAGGTGGTCACCCTGCCCTCGCGTGACGATCCGCTGCACCCGGCTTCGCCGCGCTTGCGATCCGCGCGGGGCAGCTGGGTCCGCGAACCCGTCTCGGGCCTGCCGCCGTCGACCAACACAATGATCGTCGCCGCCGACGAGACCGGCGACGAATTCTTCCTGGACTCCAGCGGGTTCACCGAACCGTCTCGGCTGCTGCGCGGCACCGGAGCCGGCGAGCTTGAGCCGATCAAGTCCGCGCCGGCGTTTTTCGATGCCGAAAATATCTCCGTCACACAGCATTTCGTGATATCAGCGGACGGGACGCCGATACCCTACTTCCTGGTGCGCCCCGCTGGCCGCACCACCCCCGGCCCCACCCTGCTGTACGGCTACGGTGGATTCGAGGCGTCCAATACCCCCAGCTACAGCGGTGTGCTGGGCCGATTGTGGCTGGCTCGCGGCGGCACCTACGTGTTGGCCAACATCCGCGGCGGCGGCGAGTACGGACCGAGCTGGCACACCCAGGCGATGCGCGAGGAACGGCACAAGGTGGCCGAAGACTTTGTGGCCGTCGCCGGCGATTTGGTGACCCGCGGCATCACCAGCGTTGGTCAACTCGGCGCACAGGGCGGCAGCAACGGCGGCCTCCTGATGGGGATCATGTTGACCAAATATCCGGAAAAGTTCGGTGCGCTGGTCTGTAGTGTGCCGCTGCTGGACATGAAGCGCTATCACTTGCTGCTGGCCGGCGCTTCGTGGGTGGCCGAATACGGTGATCCCGACAACCCCGAGGACTGGGCATTTATCTCCGAATACTCGCCGTATCAGAACATCGCGGCAGACCGCAGCTATCCGCCGATCCTGTTAACCACCTCCACCCGCGACGACCGGGTTCATCCCGGCCATGCCCGCAAGATGACCGCCGCACTGGAGGCCGCCGGCCACCGCGTCTGGTATTACGAGAACATCGAGGGCGGTCACGGCGGTGCGGCCGACAACGAGCAACTTGCATTCAAATCGGCGCTGACCTATTCGTTCCTGTGGCGCATGCTGGGTCCGGCATGA
- the exaC gene encoding acetaldehyde dehydrogenase ExaC, giving the protein MPVFARPGSPDALMSYESRYGNFIGGDWVAPTAGRYFENPTPVTGQSFCEIARSDETDVERALEAAHGAAPAWGKTAPAERAAILNKIADRIDEHTPALAVAEVWDNGKPIREAIAADIPLAADHFRYFAAAIRAQEGSLSQIDEDTVAYHFHEPLGVVGQIIPWNFPILMGAWKLAPALAAGNAVVLKPAEQTPASILYLMSLIGDLLPPGVVNIVNGFGAEAGKPLASSNRIAKVAFTGETTTGRLIMQYASQNLIPVTLELGGKSPNIFFSDVLAAGDDFQDKALEGFTMFALNQGEVCTCPSRALIQSDIYDEFLELAAIRTKAIRQGDPLDSQTMLGSQASNDQLEKILSYIEIGRGEGAKVITGGERAELGGDLSGGFYMQPTIFAGNNTMRVFQEEIFGPVVAVTPFDTYDQAMDIANDTLYGLGAGVWSRDGNTAYRAGREIKAGRVWTNCYHVYPPHSAFGGYKQSGFGREGHKMALEHYQQTKNLLVSYSDQALGFF; this is encoded by the coding sequence ATGCCTGTCTTTGCACGCCCGGGATCGCCGGATGCGTTGATGTCGTACGAATCGCGGTACGGGAACTTCATCGGCGGCGACTGGGTGGCGCCGACTGCGGGCAGATATTTCGAGAACCCGACGCCGGTGACGGGCCAGTCGTTCTGCGAGATCGCTCGGTCCGATGAGACCGATGTCGAGAGGGCGCTCGAGGCGGCGCATGGCGCCGCCCCGGCGTGGGGCAAGACGGCTCCGGCCGAACGGGCGGCGATCCTGAACAAAATCGCTGACCGCATTGACGAGCACACGCCCGCGCTGGCCGTCGCCGAGGTGTGGGACAACGGGAAACCGATCCGGGAGGCCATTGCCGCCGATATCCCGTTGGCCGCCGATCACTTCCGGTATTTCGCCGCTGCGATCCGTGCCCAGGAGGGTTCCCTGTCGCAGATCGACGAGGACACTGTGGCCTATCACTTCCACGAACCGCTCGGGGTGGTGGGCCAGATCATCCCGTGGAATTTCCCGATCCTGATGGGTGCCTGGAAGCTGGCTCCGGCGCTGGCGGCCGGAAACGCGGTGGTGCTCAAGCCGGCCGAGCAGACTCCGGCCTCGATTCTGTACCTGATGTCGCTGATTGGTGATCTGTTGCCGCCCGGGGTGGTCAACATCGTCAACGGTTTTGGCGCCGAGGCGGGCAAGCCGCTGGCGTCGAGCAACCGCATCGCCAAGGTCGCCTTTACCGGCGAGACCACCACCGGTCGGCTGATCATGCAGTACGCGTCGCAGAACCTGATTCCGGTGACCCTCGAACTCGGCGGCAAGAGCCCCAATATTTTCTTTTCCGACGTGCTGGCCGCTGGCGACGACTTCCAGGACAAGGCGCTAGAAGGGTTCACCATGTTCGCCCTCAACCAGGGCGAGGTTTGCACCTGTCCGTCCCGGGCGCTGATTCAGTCCGACATCTACGACGAGTTCCTGGAACTGGCGGCCATTCGCACCAAAGCTATCCGGCAGGGCGACCCGCTGGATTCGCAGACCATGCTGGGTTCGCAGGCCTCCAACGATCAGCTGGAAAAGATCTTGTCCTACATCGAGATCGGCAGGGGCGAGGGCGCCAAGGTGATTACTGGCGGTGAGCGCGCCGAGTTGGGTGGCGACCTGTCCGGCGGTTTCTACATGCAGCCGACCATCTTCGCCGGCAACAACACGATGCGGGTCTTCCAAGAAGAGATCTTTGGCCCCGTCGTTGCGGTCACCCCGTTCGACACTTATGACCAGGCCATGGACATCGCCAACGACACGCTCTACGGGTTGGGCGCGGGAGTGTGGAGCCGCGACGGCAACACCGCCTACCGCGCCGGTCGGGAAATCAAAGCCGGACGGGTGTGGACCAACTGCTACCACGTGTATCCGCCGCACTCGGCGTTCGGTGGGTACAAGCAGTCCGGTTTCGGCCGCGAAGGCCACAAGATGGCGCTCGAGCATTACCAGCAGACCAAGAATCTGCTGGTGTCGTACTCCGACCAGGCGCTCGGGTTCTTCTGA
- a CDS encoding DUF779 domain-containing protein yields MSAPPGALITGAAAALLERLQARHGPVMFHQSGGCCDGSSPMCYALGDFLVGDRDVLLGVLDVGDDGVPVWISGPQYETWRHTQLIIDVVPGRGSGFSLEAPEGMRFLSRGRVYSDAESALLQGEPVITGAAYERGERPSTRGHVVTLKDEGRAGKVPEPDGVNR; encoded by the coding sequence ATGAGCGCGCCGCCGGGGGCGCTCATCACCGGCGCAGCCGCTGCGTTGCTGGAACGGTTGCAAGCCCGCCATGGTCCGGTGATGTTCCACCAGTCCGGCGGCTGCTGCGACGGGTCCTCGCCGATGTGTTACGCACTCGGCGACTTCCTCGTGGGTGACCGCGACGTGTTGCTGGGCGTGCTCGATGTCGGCGACGACGGGGTGCCGGTCTGGATCTCCGGCCCGCAATACGAGACCTGGCGGCACACCCAGCTGATCATCGATGTGGTGCCTGGGCGGGGCAGTGGGTTCAGCCTGGAAGCACCGGAGGGCATGCGGTTCCTCAGCCGGGGCCGGGTGTATTCCGATGCGGAAAGCGCACTGCTGCAAGGCGAGCCGGTAATCACCGGTGCGGCGTACGAGCGTGGCGAGCGGCCGTCGACCCGTGGTCATGTTGTGACCTTGAAAGACGAAGGGCGCGCCGGGAAAGTACCCGAGCCCGACGGGGTCAATCGCTAA
- a CDS encoding putative holin translates to MIPLPRAWLLAGGMLVGSAVGQILAVAFSVLSHARIRPDVAIALVISVPSVIGLALVLFSGRRWVTALGAGILALGPGWFGMLAALRVVAGG, encoded by the coding sequence GTGATTCCCCTTCCGCGCGCATGGCTGCTTGCCGGTGGCATGCTGGTCGGCAGCGCGGTCGGCCAGATCCTCGCGGTCGCGTTCAGCGTGCTGAGCCACGCCCGGATACGCCCGGACGTGGCGATCGCATTAGTCATCAGCGTGCCCAGCGTGATCGGGCTGGCGTTGGTCTTGTTCTCCGGACGCCGGTGGGTCACCGCGCTCGGCGCGGGGATCCTGGCGCTGGGGCCCGGTTGGTTCGGCATGCTCGCTGCTCTGCGGGTGGTCGCCGGTGGCTGA
- the lpdA gene encoding dihydrolipoyl dehydrogenase, translated as MTHYDVVVLGAGPGGYVAAIRAAQLGLNTAIIEPKYWGGVCLNVGCIPSKALLRNAELSHIFTKEAKVFGISGEVTFDYGAAFDRSRKVAEGRVAGVHYLMKKNKITEIHGYGRFTDSHTISVELNDDGGTQEVTFDNAIIATGASTRLVPGTSLSENVVTYEKLILTRDLPKSIVIAGAGAIGMEFGYVLKNYGVDVTIVEFLPRALPNEDADASKEIEKQFKKLGVRILTGTKVESITDDGSQVRISVSKDGKSDELKAEKVLQAIGFAPNVEGYGLDKAGVELTDRKAIGITDYMQTSVPHIYAIGDVTGKLQLAHVAEAQGVVASETIGGAETLPLGDYRMMPRATFCQPNVASFGLTEEQARDEGYDVVVAKFPFTANAKAHGVGDPSGFVKLIADAKYGELIGGHLVGHDVSELLPELTLAQKWDLTATELARNVHTHPTMSEALQECFHGLIGHMINF; from the coding sequence GTGACCCACTATGACGTCGTCGTTCTCGGAGCAGGTCCCGGCGGATATGTCGCAGCCATTCGCGCCGCGCAGCTCGGGTTGAACACCGCCATCATCGAACCGAAATACTGGGGTGGCGTCTGCCTCAACGTCGGATGCATCCCGTCAAAAGCGTTGTTGCGCAACGCCGAGCTTTCGCACATCTTCACTAAGGAAGCCAAGGTTTTCGGCATCAGCGGTGAGGTCACCTTCGACTACGGGGCCGCCTTCGACCGCAGCCGCAAAGTGGCCGAGGGCCGGGTGGCCGGCGTGCACTACCTGATGAAGAAGAACAAGATCACCGAGATCCACGGGTACGGCCGGTTCACCGACTCCCACACGATCTCGGTGGAACTCAACGACGACGGCGGGACGCAGGAAGTCACGTTCGACAACGCCATCATCGCCACCGGCGCCAGCACCCGCCTGGTGCCCGGCACGTCGCTGTCGGAGAACGTGGTGACCTACGAAAAGTTGATCCTCACCCGCGATCTGCCCAAGTCGATTGTCATCGCCGGAGCCGGTGCCATCGGCATGGAGTTCGGCTACGTGCTGAAGAACTACGGCGTGGACGTGACCATTGTGGAGTTCTTGCCCCGCGCGCTGCCCAACGAAGACGCGGACGCGTCCAAGGAAATCGAGAAGCAGTTCAAGAAACTGGGCGTCAGGATTCTCACCGGGACCAAGGTCGAGTCCATCACCGACGACGGCTCCCAGGTGCGGATCAGTGTCAGCAAAGACGGCAAATCCGACGAACTCAAAGCCGAAAAAGTGTTGCAGGCCATCGGTTTTGCGCCCAACGTCGAGGGTTACGGCCTGGACAAGGCTGGCGTCGAACTCACCGACCGCAAGGCGATCGGCATCACCGACTACATGCAGACTTCGGTGCCGCACATCTACGCGATCGGCGACGTGACCGGCAAGCTGCAGCTGGCCCACGTGGCCGAGGCGCAGGGCGTGGTAGCGTCCGAAACCATCGGCGGCGCAGAAACTTTGCCGCTCGGCGACTACCGCATGATGCCGCGGGCGACGTTCTGCCAGCCGAATGTGGCCAGTTTCGGGCTCACCGAGGAGCAGGCTCGCGACGAAGGCTACGACGTGGTGGTGGCCAAGTTCCCGTTCACCGCCAACGCCAAGGCGCACGGCGTCGGTGACCCGAGCGGGTTCGTCAAGCTGATCGCCGACGCCAAGTACGGCGAACTGATCGGTGGACATCTGGTTGGCCACGACGTGTCCGAGCTGCTGCCCGAGCTCACGCTGGCCCAAAAGTGGGATCTCACCGCCACCGAACTCGCCCGCAATGTGCACACGCACCCGACCATGTCCGAGGCGCTGCAGGAATGCTTCCACGGGCTGATCGGGCACATGATCAACTTCTGA
- a CDS encoding carboxymuconolactone decarboxylase family protein has protein sequence MTGGEVARIPPGRLRELGPVNWVIAKLAARQVRAPEMHLFTTLGSRQALFWTWAVYSGRLMRGRLPTIDAELIILRVGHLRSCEYELQHHRGMGRKAGLDAQAQAAIFAWPDAPDGEGPRRVLSARQQTLLNATDELVNDRTISDETWRQLATHLDRPRLIEFCLLATQYDGLAATITALRIPLDNPGDHR, from the coding sequence ATGACCGGCGGGGAGGTCGCGCGCATCCCACCGGGTCGTCTCCGCGAGCTGGGCCCGGTCAACTGGGTGATCGCCAAGCTGGCCGCGCGGCAGGTGCGGGCACCGGAGATGCACCTGTTCACCACCCTTGGGTCGCGGCAGGCGCTGTTCTGGACTTGGGCCGTGTATTCCGGCCGGCTCATGCGCGGCCGGCTCCCCACCATCGACGCCGAGTTGATAATCCTGCGGGTGGGTCACCTGCGGTCCTGCGAATACGAGCTACAGCACCATCGCGGGATGGGCCGCAAGGCCGGTCTGGACGCTCAGGCGCAGGCTGCGATATTCGCCTGGCCCGACGCCCCGGACGGCGAGGGGCCCCGTCGGGTGCTCAGCGCGCGCCAGCAGACGCTGCTGAATGCCACCGACGAGCTGGTCAACGACCGCACCATCAGCGACGAGACCTGGCGGCAGCTGGCCACCCACCTCGACCGGCCTCGACTTATCGAATTCTGTCTTCTCGCAACACAATACGACGGTTTGGCCGCGACCATCACGGCGCTGAGAATTCCGCTGGACAACCCGGGCGATCACAGATAG
- the ramB gene encoding acetate metabolism transcriptional regulator RamB — translation MSKTFVGARVRQLRGERGFSQAALAQMLGISPSYLNQIEHDVRPLTVAVLLRITEVFGVDATFFASQDDTRLVAELREVTMDRDLDLDVDHTEIAEIVNSHPSLARAVVNLHRRFRNTTAQLAAATEERNFDGSSGSGSITMPHEEVRDYFYQRQNYLHELDTAAEDLTVKMRMHHGDLARELTLRLTEVHGVHITRRIDLGENVLHRYDPTTKTLEMSNHLASGQQVFKMAAELAYLEFGELIDSMVEQGKFTSDESRTLARLGLANYFAAATVLPYRQFHDVAENFRYDVERLSAFYSVSYETIAHRLSTLQRPSMRGVPLSFVRVDRAGNMSKRQSATGFHFSSTGGTCPLWNVYETFANPGKILVQIAQMPDGRNYMWVARTVERRAARYGQPGKTFAIGLGCELRHAHRLVYSEGLDLSGNVTTPIGTGCRVCERDDCPQRAFPALGRALDLNEHRSTVSPYLVRQA, via the coding sequence GTGTCCAAGACGTTCGTCGGCGCACGCGTCCGCCAGCTCCGCGGCGAACGTGGATTCAGCCAGGCCGCGCTGGCCCAGATGCTGGGCATTTCGCCGAGCTATCTCAACCAGATCGAGCACGACGTCCGGCCGCTCACGGTGGCCGTGCTGCTACGGATTACCGAGGTGTTCGGGGTCGACGCCACGTTCTTCGCCTCCCAGGACGACACCCGGCTGGTCGCCGAGCTGCGCGAGGTCACTATGGACCGCGACCTGGACCTCGACGTCGACCACACCGAGATCGCCGAAATCGTCAACTCCCACCCAAGCCTGGCTCGCGCGGTGGTGAACCTGCACCGCCGCTTCCGGAACACCACCGCTCAGTTGGCCGCGGCCACCGAGGAGCGCAATTTCGACGGCAGCAGTGGCAGCGGTTCGATCACCATGCCGCACGAAGAGGTGCGCGACTACTTCTACCAGCGGCAAAACTATCTGCACGAACTCGACACCGCCGCCGAAGACCTGACCGTCAAGATGCGCATGCACCACGGCGACCTGGCCCGAGAATTGACCCTTCGGCTCACCGAGGTCCACGGCGTGCACATCACCCGGCGCATCGACCTGGGTGAGAACGTGCTGCACCGCTACGACCCGACCACCAAGACGCTGGAGATGAGCAACCACCTGGCGTCCGGGCAGCAGGTGTTCAAGATGGCCGCCGAGCTGGCCTACCTCGAGTTCGGTGAGCTGATCGACAGCATGGTCGAGCAGGGCAAGTTCACCAGCGACGAGTCGCGCACCCTGGCCCGGCTCGGCCTGGCCAACTACTTCGCTGCGGCTACCGTGCTGCCCTACCGCCAGTTCCACGACGTCGCAGAGAACTTCCGCTACGACGTTGAGCGGCTGTCGGCTTTCTACTCAGTCAGCTACGAGACCATCGCACACCGGCTCTCCACGCTGCAGCGGCCCTCGATGCGGGGTGTCCCACTCTCGTTCGTCCGGGTGGACCGTGCCGGCAACATGTCGAAACGCCAGTCGGCCACCGGCTTTCACTTCTCTTCCACCGGCGGCACCTGCCCGCTGTGGAACGTCTACGAGACCTTCGCCAACCCCGGCAAGATACTCGTGCAGATCGCGCAAATGCCCGACGGCCGAAACTACATGTGGGTGGCCCGCACCGTCGAAAGGCGAGCGGCCCGGTATGGTCAGCCCGGAAAAACCTTCGCGATCGGGCTCGGCTGCGAACTTCGCCATGCGCATCGACTCGTCTACTCGGAAGGACTCGACTTGTCGGGCAACGTCACCACACCGATCGGCACGGGTTGTCGGGTCTGCGAACGCGACGATTGCCCGCAGCGGGCCTTCCCGGCCCTCGGCCGCGCACTGGACCTCAACGAGCACCGCAGCACGGTGTCGCCCTATCTGGTGCGGCAGGCATGA
- a CDS encoding acyl-[acyl-carrier-protein] thioesterase, which yields MSLDKQLMPVPDGHPDVFDRQWPLRVGDIDRTGRLRLDAACRHIQDIGQDQLREMGFEETHPLWIVRRTMVDLIRPIEFQDMLRCRRWCSGTSNRWCEMRVRLDGRKGGLIESEAFWIHVNKETEMPARIADDFLAGLHKTTSVDRLRWKGYLKPGSRDDAAEIHEFGVRVCDIDLFDHMNNSVYWSVVEDYLYTHPELLNGPLRVTIEHEAPVALGDKLEIISHVHPAGSTDKFGPGLVDRTVTTLTYAVGDETKAVAALFAL from the coding sequence ATGAGCCTGGACAAACAGTTGATGCCGGTGCCCGACGGTCACCCCGACGTCTTCGACCGACAATGGCCGCTGCGCGTCGGCGACATCGACCGGACGGGGCGGTTACGACTGGATGCCGCCTGCCGGCACATCCAGGACATCGGCCAGGACCAGTTGCGGGAGATGGGTTTCGAGGAAACTCATCCGTTGTGGATCGTCCGGCGCACCATGGTCGACCTAATCAGGCCGATCGAGTTCCAGGACATGCTGCGGTGTCGGCGCTGGTGTTCGGGGACCTCGAACCGGTGGTGTGAGATGCGGGTTCGCCTCGATGGCCGCAAGGGTGGCCTGATCGAGTCTGAGGCGTTCTGGATCCACGTCAACAAGGAGACCGAGATGCCGGCCCGCATCGCGGACGACTTTCTGGCCGGCCTGCACAAGACCACCTCGGTGGATCGGTTGCGGTGGAAGGGCTATTTGAAGCCGGGCAGCCGGGATGACGCCGCCGAGATCCACGAGTTCGGAGTCCGGGTCTGCGACATCGACCTGTTCGACCACATGAACAACTCCGTCTATTGGAGCGTGGTCGAGGACTACCTGTACACCCACCCCGAGCTGTTGAACGGACCCCTTCGGGTGACCATCGAGCACGAGGCGCCGGTCGCGCTGGGCGACAAGTTGGAGATCATCTCCCACGTCCACCCGGCCGGTTCCACCGACAAGTTCGGTCCCGGCCTCGTCGATCGCACTGTTACAACGCTCACATATGCCGTCGGCGACGAGACGAAAGCGGTCGCCGCGCTGTTCGCTCTCTAA